One genomic window of Magnolia sinica isolate HGM2019 chromosome 3, MsV1, whole genome shotgun sequence includes the following:
- the LOC131240209 gene encoding calcium sensing receptor, chloroplastic isoform X2, with amino-acid sequence MLPVCSATPSSSSHSLISFHVGPRSLFLPRKYIEDRCTVEDRVSVGLPNGIHTPEVSFKTHAMKFLYANAVERSDQSGSLESSNMYLYRNQSDNIMHGFSNECLYREPQKKSYAMRAINESYPIDDEKFAEDPSMSSGGGLVLDSQNMAEPSMSSYVELQSASPPSGDGLSDLHDQLSLSENLSESAASESLSTTNTTTGILSEKPTLVPDTLDATNDTLSKFKENIENFLSGLTESVNASVGKADNTLKNTSNAITSSLANGLKSITESFENAASGVFSSVDNSSEVAGNKLSGFASEFKENTYKAGVVATDVLRRAVVAVEDSLANAGTFVVYSYGSVKALLPTEVQDVLNLSEERAITVLRPVGTAFQQVYVAIEGLEKYLGFDPNDPIVPFILFLGSFTILGTSYWVFTYGGYSGDLSPESTLELLSGEENVVLIDVRPEDLRERDGVPDLRRGARYRYASVTLPEVDGSLRKLLKRGREVDDALVAVIIRNLKIIQDRSKVIVMDASGAQSKGIARSLRKLGVKRPYLVQGGFRSWVKGGLRIKELKPETTLTILNEDAKAILEDFRPTPVKVIGYGAGLAAGIYALLEWEKTLQILGLIGIGQVVASSC; translated from the exons ATGTTGCCTGTTTGCTCTGCCACCCCAAGCAGTTCTTCTCACTCTCTG ATTTCTTTTCATGTCGGGCCAAGATCCCTTTTTCTGCCTCGTAAGTATATAGAGGACAGATGCACTGTGGAAGATAGGGTCTCTGTTGGCCTGCCGAATGGGATTCATACACCAGAGGTTTCCTTCAAAACACACGCTATGAAGTTTCTGTATGCTAATGCTGTCGAAAGATCCGACCAATCAGGTTCTTTGGAGTCTTCTAACATGTATCTGTACCGAAATCAATCAGACAATATCATGCATGGATTTTCGAATGAATGCCTTTACAGAGAGCCACAAAAAAAGAGTTATGCAATGAGAGCAATAAACGAATCTTATCCAATAGATGATGAAAAATTTGCAGAAGATCCTAGCATGTCTAGTGGGGGAGGCCTGGTGCTTGATAGTCAAAATATGGCAGAACCATCCATGTCTTCATATGTAGAGTTACAGTCAGCTTCTCCTCCCAGCGGGGATGGGCTTTCGGACCTTCATGATCAACTTAGCCTAAGTGAAAACCTCTCTGAATCTGCAGCTTCTGAATCTTTATCAACCACTAATACTACCACTGGAATTCTCTCGGAGAAACCAACATTGGTTCCTGATACCCTTGATGCAACTAACGACACACTGTCCAAGTTCAAAGAGAATATTGAGAATTTCTTATCTGGACTTACGGAATCTGTGAATGCTTCAGTTGGTAAGGCAGACAACACCCTGAAAAATACATCCAATGCTATCACTTCATCGCTTGCGAATGGACTCAAGAGCATCACGGAGTCATTCGAAAATGCTGCCAGTGGTGTATTTTCTTCTGTTGATAACAGCAGTGAAGTAGCCGGTAATAAATTGTCGGGCTTCGCAAGTGAATTTAAGGAAAACACCTATAAGGCGGGTGTTGTTGCTACTGATGTTCTAAGACGGGCAGTTGTTGCTGTGGAGGATTCTTTAGCAAATGCAGGGACGTTTGTTGTTTATTCTTATGGATCTGTGAAGGCATTGCTTCCAACGGAAGTTCAGGATGTTCTAAATCTGTCCGAAGAGAGAGCTATAACAGTCCTGAGACCTGTTGGGACTGCTTTTCAACAG GTATATGTTGCCATTGAAGGGTTGGAAAAGTATCTTGGTTTCGACCCCAATGACCCAATTGTTCCGTTCATTCTTTTCCTCGGGAGTTTCACCATTTTAGG GACTTCATATTGGGTGTTCACTTATGGCGGGTATTCCGGAGATTTGTCTCCTGAGTCGACTTTGGAGCTGCTGTCTGGGGAGGAGAACGTTGTGCTTATTGATGTCCGGCCTGAG GATctgagggagagagatggtgtTCCAGATCTTCGACGAGGAGCTCGGTATAGATATGCTAGTGTTACTCTTCCTGAG GTTGATGGTTCCCTAAGAAAGCTATTGAAGAGGGGCAGAGAGGTTGATGATGCCTTAGTTGCAGTCATCATTCGAAACTTGAAAATCATTCAA GACAGGTCCAAGGTCATAGTTATGGATGCAAGCGGTGCTCAGTCTAAGGGTATTGCAAGATCTTTGAGGAAACTTGGAGTTAAG AGACCTTACCTGGTTCAAGGTGGATTTCGGTCTTGGGTGAAAGGTGGTCTCCGCATTAAAGAGCTGAAACCCGAGACAACATTGACTATACTGAACGAG GATGCCAAGGCAATCCTCGAGGATTTCAGACCCACTCCAGTAAAAGTTATTGGATATGGTGCA GGTTTGGCTGCAGGCATCTATGCTCTACTAG AATGGGAGAAAACTTTGCAAATCCTTGGTCTTATTGGCATTGGGCAG